In Myxococcus virescens, a single genomic region encodes these proteins:
- a CDS encoding NuoI/complex I 23 kDa subunit family protein — MAYKVSKDPRTDIRERTYVPNLLRGLGITAKHFFRNLFGTRDTNTQVVDRTGASLMTTVAYPEEKPIYPEGYRGLHRLVPREDGKPRCVACYMCATICPAQCIYIEAGEYEDEASDSEDRVIEKYPTQFVIDELRCIVCGLCVDACPKDAIRMDTYMHTPPEYTRQNFVYDIPKLLKGAPVSHPSDPWNKREGSEEPHHVHKEAHTRIGEGLVELKLPHGEHGGHGKALPAGAQAGHQAVVTQQGPIQVTKFIK, encoded by the coding sequence ATGGCCTACAAGGTAAGCAAGGACCCTCGCACGGATATCCGCGAGCGGACCTATGTGCCCAACCTGCTCCGCGGCCTGGGCATCACCGCGAAGCACTTCTTCCGCAACCTCTTCGGGACGCGTGACACCAACACGCAGGTGGTGGACCGCACCGGCGCCAGCCTGATGACGACGGTGGCGTACCCCGAGGAGAAGCCCATCTACCCCGAGGGCTACCGCGGCCTGCACCGGCTGGTTCCGCGCGAGGACGGCAAGCCGCGCTGCGTGGCTTGCTACATGTGCGCCACCATCTGCCCGGCGCAGTGCATCTACATCGAGGCGGGTGAGTACGAGGACGAAGCCTCGGACTCCGAGGACCGCGTCATCGAGAAGTACCCCACCCAGTTCGTCATCGACGAGCTGCGGTGCATCGTGTGCGGCCTCTGCGTGGATGCGTGCCCCAAGGACGCCATCCGCATGGACACCTACATGCACACCCCGCCCGAGTACACGCGGCAGAACTTCGTCTACGACATCCCGAAGCTGCTCAAGGGCGCGCCGGTGTCCCACCCGTCGGACCCGTGGAACAAGCGCGAGGGCTCCGAGGAGCCGCACCACGTCCACAAGGAAGCGCACACTCGCATCGGTGAGGGCCTGGTGGAGCTGAAGCTGCCGCACGGAGAGCACGGCGGCCACGGCAAGGCGCTGCCCGCGGGGGCCCAGGCGGGCCACCAGGCCGTCGTCACGCAGCAGGGCCCCATCCAGGTGACGAAGTTCATCAAGTGA
- a CDS encoding (2Fe-2S) ferredoxin domain-containing protein codes for MKRYRLSVCKGSSCKAGGADAVYAEARDALSGQGLVPRCELYRGGCYGFCHMGPNVVVREDTGRKRDPLSPEDYQLMGWPGEVYYSAMTAEKMRRVVTEHIAKDAPVKELFGQPDSDDGEA; via the coding sequence GTGAAGCGCTACCGCTTGTCGGTGTGCAAGGGCTCCAGCTGCAAGGCGGGCGGCGCGGACGCCGTCTACGCCGAGGCCCGGGACGCCCTCTCCGGCCAGGGGCTGGTGCCGCGCTGTGAGCTGTACCGCGGCGGCTGCTACGGCTTCTGCCACATGGGGCCCAACGTCGTCGTCCGTGAGGACACCGGCCGCAAGAGAGACCCGCTCTCTCCCGAGGACTACCAGCTCATGGGCTGGCCGGGAGAGGTGTACTACTCGGCGATGACGGCGGAGAAGATGCGCCGCGTGGTGACGGAGCACATCGCGAAGGACGCCCCGGTGAAGGAGCTCTTCGGCCAGCCGGACTCGGACGACGGCGAGGCATGA